In Zobellia roscoffensis, the following are encoded in one genomic region:
- the crcB gene encoding fluoride efflux transporter CrcB, translating to MKQLLLVFFGGGIGSILRYLVSKSLNNHFQHFFLGTFLVNVVGCLLIGFILGLSIKTNYLSPNQTLLFATGFCGGFTTFSTFAFEKHSLLTSGEFIGFFTYLIASIVVGILAVALGLYLSRLL from the coding sequence ATGAAACAATTGTTACTTGTATTCTTTGGAGGTGGCATAGGTAGCATACTTCGCTATCTAGTTTCTAAATCCCTTAACAATCATTTTCAACATTTCTTTTTAGGCACGTTTTTGGTCAATGTTGTTGGCTGCTTATTGATTGGATTTATTTTAGGCCTTTCAATTAAAACTAATTACTTATCTCCAAACCAGACGCTTTTATTCGCAACAGGTTTTTGCGGAGGCTTCACTACGTTTTCTACTTTTGCTTTTGAAAAACACTCACTTCTGACTTCAGGAGAATTTATAGGTTTCTTTACCTATCTAATAGCGAGTATAGTGGTCGGTATTTTAGCTGTTGCTCTAGGACTTTATCTTTCCAGGCTACTGTAA
- a CDS encoding P-II family nitrogen regulator: MKQIEAIIRKSKFDDVKKALHQIEVNFFSYWDVTGVGNEKQGHVYRGISYSTSDIQRRYLSIVVSDEFVQRTVDTILEAAYTGNVGDGKIFVSEILDAYRIRTKESGQAGIN; this comes from the coding sequence ATGAAACAAATCGAGGCAATCATTAGAAAATCGAAATTTGATGACGTTAAAAAAGCGTTACATCAGATAGAGGTCAACTTCTTCAGTTACTGGGATGTAACCGGAGTAGGGAACGAAAAACAAGGTCACGTCTATAGAGGAATCTCTTACAGCACAAGCGACATTCAAAGAAGATACCTATCTATAGTAGTATCCGATGAGTTTGTTCAGCGTACAGTAGATACCATTCTAGAAGCGGCTTATACCGGTAATGTGGGAGATGGAAAAATATTTGTTTCAGAAATTCTTGACGCATATAGAATACGAACAAAAGAAAGCGGACAAGCTGGAATCAACTAA
- a CDS encoding ammonium transporter encodes MDAGLFTANNVWMMLATALVFFMHTGFAFLEIGLTRQKNTINILFKNIFIITGGLLLYYAWGFNMMYPGFEEGSSGIFGFAGFGIAAPENGMTPDYADGGYTWWTDFLFQGMFAATAATIVSGAVAERIKIGAFMIFTVIYVGLVYPIVGAWKWGGGFLDSWGFYDFAGSTLVHSVGGWAALVAIFLLGSRIGKFDENGKPKAIPGHNIPLATAGVLILWLGWFGFNGGSVLSADPELTSLVLVTTSLAAAAGGFGAFILSTILYKNLDLTMFLNGILGGLVGITAGADLMSPNEAIIIGFLAGLIIVLGVALIDKLKLDDPVGAVTVHLICGIWGTLAVGIFGAKAGGEQFMVQLYGVLIVGVFCVVCTFIILGTLKAVMGLRVSKEEEIEGLDIHEHGMDAYPDFIND; translated from the coding sequence ATGGACGCAGGATTATTTACAGCAAATAACGTTTGGATGATGTTGGCTACCGCCTTGGTATTCTTCATGCACACCGGATTCGCCTTTTTAGAAATTGGCCTGACTAGACAAAAAAACACAATAAACATATTATTCAAGAACATCTTTATTATAACAGGTGGTCTTTTACTTTACTACGCATGGGGCTTTAACATGATGTACCCTGGTTTTGAAGAAGGATCTTCAGGAATATTCGGTTTTGCCGGTTTTGGTATAGCAGCTCCTGAAAACGGAATGACACCAGACTACGCAGATGGCGGATACACTTGGTGGACAGACTTCTTATTTCAAGGTATGTTCGCAGCAACAGCAGCAACTATTGTATCTGGTGCCGTAGCGGAACGTATCAAAATTGGCGCATTCATGATATTCACAGTAATCTATGTAGGTCTTGTTTATCCTATAGTAGGTGCTTGGAAATGGGGTGGCGGTTTCTTAGACTCATGGGGTTTTTATGATTTCGCAGGTTCTACTTTAGTTCACTCTGTAGGAGGTTGGGCTGCATTAGTAGCTATCTTTTTGTTAGGTTCACGTATTGGTAAATTTGACGAAAACGGTAAACCTAAAGCAATACCAGGACACAACATACCATTGGCAACTGCAGGTGTTCTTATCCTTTGGTTAGGATGGTTTGGTTTTAACGGTGGTTCTGTACTATCAGCTGACCCAGAATTAACTTCTCTAGTATTAGTAACTACTAGTTTAGCTGCCGCTGCAGGTGGTTTCGGAGCTTTCATCCTATCAACTATACTATACAAGAACTTAGATTTAACTATGTTCCTTAACGGTATCTTAGGTGGTTTAGTAGGTATTACTGCAGGTGCAGACCTTATGTCTCCTAACGAAGCAATTATAATTGGATTTTTAGCTGGCCTTATTATTGTGTTAGGTGTAGCTTTAATTGATAAATTAAAATTAGATGACCCAGTTGGTGCTGTTACAGTTCACTTGATCTGTGGTATTTGGGGAACTTTAGCAGTAGGAATCTTCGGCGCAAAAGCTGGTGGTGAGCAATTCATGGTACAGTTATACGGTGTGCTAATAGTAGGTGTCTTCTGTGTAGTTTGTACTTTCATTATCCTAGGAACCCTAAAAGCGGTAATGGGACTTAGAGTAAGTAAAGAAGAAGAGATTGAAGGTCTTGACATTCACGAACATGGTATGGATGCTTATCCAGATTTCATAAACGACTAA
- a CDS encoding porin, with translation MKAITNTKYVKNLFFLAILLFSATVVVAQEEEEESKPKFSFSGSVDAYYRANLNAPNGVDAQAPGSSFANLPGFALGMANVIGAYEGEKVGFVADLVFGPRGTDAIFASPMYSSTGNIVNQLYAYWNVSDAVTLTFGNFNTFLGYEVISPVANFNYSTSYLFSYGPFSHTGLKADFALSDDFSLMLAVMNPTDLTEFNPTGQYAWGAQLGYSGQYLNLLIDNGSYEVDFTGGFDLSDTFFLGLNAAYFDGDEDDGVGSFAGVAVYPQLATSDTFSIGLRGEYFAETDFFGAVGGTDADGDASVFAVTLTGSATIGDLIIKPELRLDSASEEVFIDNDGNPIGGLSSFVLAAVYSF, from the coding sequence ATGAAAGCGATTACAAATACAAAATACGTAAAAAATCTATTTTTCCTAGCAATACTACTTTTCTCTGCAACTGTTGTTGTTGCACAGGAAGAGGAAGAAGAGTCAAAACCTAAGTTTTCTTTTAGCGGTTCAGTTGATGCGTATTACCGAGCAAACTTAAATGCTCCTAACGGAGTAGATGCTCAGGCTCCGGGAAGTTCATTCGCTAACCTACCAGGATTTGCTTTGGGTATGGCCAACGTTATTGGTGCTTACGAAGGTGAAAAAGTTGGTTTTGTTGCCGATTTAGTTTTTGGCCCAAGAGGAACGGATGCTATTTTTGCTTCTCCAATGTATTCTTCTACCGGAAACATTGTTAACCAATTATATGCTTACTGGAATGTATCTGATGCCGTAACCTTAACTTTTGGTAACTTCAATACTTTCTTAGGTTACGAGGTTATTTCTCCGGTTGCCAACTTCAACTACAGTACCTCTTACCTGTTCTCTTATGGTCCGTTTTCACACACGGGTTTAAAAGCCGATTTTGCATTGTCTGATGATTTCAGTTTAATGTTAGCCGTTATGAACCCAACAGACCTTACTGAATTTAACCCAACAGGACAGTACGCTTGGGGAGCTCAATTAGGCTACAGCGGTCAATACTTGAACCTTTTAATTGATAACGGTTCTTACGAAGTAGATTTCACAGGTGGTTTTGATCTTTCTGACACTTTCTTCCTAGGATTGAACGCCGCTTATTTTGATGGTGACGAAGATGACGGTGTTGGTAGCTTTGCAGGTGTGGCAGTTTACCCACAGTTAGCGACTTCGGATACTTTTTCTATAGGTTTAAGAGGTGAATATTTTGCTGAAACTGATTTCTTTGGAGCTGTTGGTGGAACTGATGCTGACGGAGATGCAAGTGTTTTTGCTGTTACTTTAACAGGAAGCGCTACTATTGGTGATTTAATCATCAAACCAGAATTGAGATTAGATAGTGCTTCGGAAGAAGTATTCATTGACAATGATGGAAACCCAATTGGAGGTCTTTCTTCTTTTGTGTTGGCTGCGGTCTACTCTTTCTAA
- a CDS encoding DUF1684 domain-containing protein — MRVLILIFFFTILGCKTDKKYHDAPEEKEVVAETSALQAILDYQKEKNEEFRDPETSPLPDRYRKNFETLDFFAPDTTYVITAKFVRTPEALPFLMPSTTGDSSEETVYGIAHFTLKGKNRQLEVYQNKELMQQEKYRDYLFLPFTDDTNGKQTYTGGRYIDLTIPDGDTIVIDFNTAYNPYCAYNKKFSCPIVPSVNNLDTEILAGVKAFEPIKN; from the coding sequence ATGCGAGTTCTTATTTTGATTTTCTTCTTTACTATTTTGGGGTGTAAGACTGATAAAAAATATCATGATGCACCAGAGGAAAAAGAGGTGGTTGCTGAGACTAGTGCTCTACAGGCTATTTTAGATTATCAAAAGGAAAAAAATGAAGAGTTTAGGGATCCTGAAACTTCGCCATTGCCGGACCGTTACCGGAAGAATTTTGAAACGTTAGATTTCTTTGCTCCGGACACCACATATGTAATAACCGCTAAATTTGTTCGAACGCCTGAGGCATTGCCTTTTTTGATGCCAAGTACTACTGGTGATTCTTCAGAAGAAACCGTTTATGGTATTGCCCATTTTACTCTTAAAGGAAAGAACCGGCAACTAGAGGTGTATCAAAATAAAGAATTGATGCAGCAAGAGAAATATAGGGATTATCTGTTTCTGCCTTTTACAGATGATACCAACGGAAAACAAACCTATACAGGTGGCAGGTATATAGATTTAACCATACCTGACGGAGATACTATAGTTATTGACTTTAATACGGCGTATAATCCATATTGTGCTTATAATAAAAAGTTTTCATGCCCTATTGTACCTAGTGTTAATAATTTAGATACAGAGATACTTGCAGGAGTTAAAGCTTTTGAGCCTATTAAAAACTGA
- a CDS encoding DJ-1/PfpI family protein, protein MNKLYPILLALSLFFSCNLPKEQPKSTRSSKRMTPEISPDRYNVAFLIMDGTFNTELTAPFDIFQHTKFRKNIKAMNTFTVANTLEPITTFEGLRLLPDFDYTKDDLPPIDILVIPSAEHHLDTDLKDSVMLDFVRKTDSTALFMTSHCDGAFVLAKAGVLKGKVSTTFPSDIDTYKKMFPDLKVADSVLFVHDEKYITSAGGAKSFEAALYLCEHLYGKKVADALAKGLVIDWDLKEIPHLTID, encoded by the coding sequence ATGAATAAACTTTACCCAATACTACTCGCCCTAAGCCTTTTCTTTTCGTGCAACCTACCAAAAGAGCAGCCAAAGTCTACGCGCAGTTCAAAAAGAATGACTCCTGAAATTTCACCTGATAGATATAATGTGGCATTTCTAATTATGGATGGAACTTTCAATACAGAACTTACGGCTCCCTTTGATATTTTTCAACATACCAAGTTTCGCAAAAACATAAAGGCCATGAATACATTTACGGTTGCCAACACTTTAGAACCCATTACTACTTTTGAAGGCCTACGCCTATTACCGGATTTTGATTATACCAAAGATGACCTACCACCAATAGATATTTTAGTAATACCCAGTGCAGAACACCATTTAGATACCGATTTAAAGGATAGTGTTATGCTAGATTTTGTCCGAAAAACAGATAGTACTGCCTTATTTATGACAAGCCATTGTGATGGTGCCTTTGTTTTAGCCAAAGCGGGAGTACTTAAAGGAAAAGTCTCTACCACATTTCCTAGTGATATTGATACCTACAAAAAAATGTTCCCCGATTTAAAAGTAGCGGATAGTGTGCTATTTGTTCATGATGAAAAATACATAACCTCAGCAGGAGGTGCCAAAAGTTTTGAAGCCGCCCTATATCTATGCGAGCATTTATACGGAAAAAAAGTGGCAGATGCCTTGGCCAAAGGTTTGGTCATAGATTGGGACTTAAAGGAAATTCCGCACCTTACTATAGACTAA
- a CDS encoding alpha/beta hydrolase, translating into MKRILLLLAFSATFIGSAQNITLKKGVVIDSLVVNDTIPETFSLYLPKKFDVSKTWPVVFVFDMNGRGRQALAMVSAAAEEQGYVLAASNNISDTLSIAKNILITSRMFNTVTTMLPIRKNGIYTSGFSAGGRFSTLVPAFIKGVEGVIACGASVANIEVLTSRNPFHYIGVVGDEDFTYPEMLTIEKILSRLKFPNQLLVFDGGHEWPNTENLSKALKILTLAAMAKGYVPRDEAYIDVSYTEDFVTVNRLYSENKPLLADSWLEEMSEIYQPYVALDSIKTSRKTLRKSRLFREQNRTQNSLNLKESLIKEEYNYYLEEDIITYNYNNLGWWKYQMEELQKFQKSPEVLQQKLGKRLEGYVKALVSDNVDVLSAETPVDGEALNFLWMLKTVIEPDNFDSYLKIISYTAKTDDYGTALFYLEELLEKGYANRSELYALENTALLRITPEFNELVEKYLKEARYTIIEE; encoded by the coding sequence ATGAAAAGAATACTACTATTACTGGCCTTTAGTGCTACGTTTATTGGTTCTGCCCAAAATATCACCTTAAAAAAAGGTGTAGTAATTGATTCGCTCGTGGTTAATGATACCATTCCAGAAACGTTTTCACTATATCTTCCCAAGAAATTTGACGTTTCAAAAACATGGCCTGTAGTGTTTGTTTTTGATATGAACGGCAGGGGAAGGCAAGCTCTGGCAATGGTTAGTGCTGCTGCAGAAGAACAAGGGTATGTGCTTGCTGCCTCTAATAATATTAGTGATACATTGTCTATTGCTAAAAATATTCTGATTACAAGTAGAATGTTTAATACGGTAACCACTATGTTGCCTATTAGAAAGAATGGCATATATACTAGTGGTTTTTCTGCCGGAGGAAGATTTTCTACATTGGTTCCTGCTTTTATAAAGGGTGTTGAAGGGGTAATTGCTTGTGGTGCATCAGTAGCAAATATAGAGGTGCTTACCAGTAGGAATCCATTCCATTATATTGGCGTTGTGGGCGATGAGGATTTTACATATCCTGAAATGCTTACTATAGAGAAGATTTTAAGTAGATTGAAATTTCCTAATCAGTTATTGGTGTTTGATGGAGGGCACGAATGGCCCAATACAGAAAATCTTAGTAAAGCACTGAAAATTTTGACTTTAGCGGCTATGGCTAAAGGGTATGTGCCAAGAGATGAGGCATATATAGATGTAAGCTATACGGAAGATTTTGTTACGGTAAATAGGTTGTATTCGGAAAATAAACCTTTGTTGGCAGATAGTTGGTTGGAAGAAATGTCTGAAATTTATCAGCCTTATGTGGCTTTAGATTCTATAAAAACAAGTAGAAAAACTTTGAGGAAAAGCCGATTATTTAGAGAGCAAAACAGAACTCAGAATTCACTAAATTTAAAAGAGAGTTTAATTAAGGAGGAGTATAATTATTATTTAGAGGAGGATATTATCACTTATAATTATAACAATTTAGGGTGGTGGAAATATCAAATGGAAGAACTTCAGAAATTCCAAAAGAGTCCTGAGGTGCTTCAGCAAAAATTGGGTAAACGTTTGGAAGGATATGTGAAGGCATTGGTTTCTGATAATGTAGATGTGTTAAGCGCAGAAACTCCTGTGGACGGTGAGGCTCTAAATTTTTTATGGATGTTGAAAACCGTTATTGAGCCGGATAATTTTGACAGTTATCTTAAAATAATATCATATACGGCCAAAACGGATGATTACGGAACAGCCCTTTTTTACTTAGAAGAACTTTTGGAAAAGGGGTATGCTAACCGTAGTGAACTTTACGCATTAGAGAATACGGCTTTGCTGCGTATAACGCCAGAATTTAATGAATTGGTTGAAAAATATTTGAAAGAAGCGCGTTATACCATTATTGAGGAATAG
- a CDS encoding mechanosensitive ion channel family protein, translated as MDLDKINEYAQIATDKAVFYVPRIFLAGLILWIGFKLAKKIVELVRKALEKTGFSETLRPFLSSIVGVLLKGTVLFVIATVLGADLTGLFAILAAAAFAVGMALQGSLGNFASGILILTLKPFKVSDWIQVDDKFGRVVEIGIFSTDVLTPGNKILIIPNSMITESVVTNYSEKGMIRLELEVTMPYEESFPKVKQVLRDALSEVEKILPEPAPEIGILDFDSHNVQLIVRPFVLPDDFWEVTFNANKSIKKAFSAHDIRVAYSEGVEIGKIGE; from the coding sequence ATGGATTTGGATAAAATAAATGAGTACGCTCAGATTGCCACAGATAAGGCTGTTTTCTACGTGCCTCGAATTTTCTTAGCAGGACTCATTTTATGGATTGGCTTTAAGCTTGCCAAGAAAATAGTAGAGCTTGTTAGAAAAGCTTTGGAGAAAACCGGGTTTTCGGAAACTTTACGCCCGTTTTTATCGTCTATAGTAGGGGTGTTGTTAAAAGGAACGGTTCTTTTTGTTATAGCAACTGTTCTAGGTGCAGATCTCACAGGGCTTTTTGCAATATTGGCAGCTGCTGCTTTTGCGGTAGGTATGGCCCTACAGGGTAGCTTGGGTAATTTTGCTTCTGGTATTTTAATATTGACTCTAAAACCTTTTAAGGTAAGTGATTGGATTCAAGTAGATGATAAGTTCGGTAGAGTGGTAGAAATTGGTATTTTTAGTACAGATGTCCTTACGCCAGGTAATAAAATATTGATTATTCCTAATTCAATGATTACTGAGTCTGTGGTAACTAACTATTCAGAAAAAGGGATGATTAGGTTAGAGTTAGAAGTGACTATGCCTTATGAAGAAAGTTTTCCAAAGGTAAAGCAGGTCCTAAGAGATGCTTTAAGTGAAGTTGAAAAAATACTACCAGAACCGGCTCCTGAAATTGGGATTTTAGATTTTGATTCTCATAACGTACAGCTTATTGTGCGGCCATTTGTTTTGCCAGATGATTTTTGGGAAGTAACCTTTAATGCCAACAAGTCTATTAAAAAGGCCTTTAGCGCTCATGATATTAGAGTGGCTTACTCAGAAGGTGTAGAAATAGGTAAAATAGGAGAATAG
- a CDS encoding T9SS type B sorting domain-containing protein, giving the protein MKIISVLLVLLSSYGLWGQISVDDTSYSVEELVKDVLINSNCAETTNYTSKTGLEEGLNGIGYFKANDSGFPFEEGIVLSTGRAKLAEGPNNDIHDGGSENWPGDADLRSITGSDALYNASYIQFDFVPHTNHISFNFLFASEEYQENFQCTFGDVFAFILTDAQGISTNLAVIPNNKLPVSVTTIRPGVEGECGARNITYFDKINGLGSAISFHGQTTSLTAESPVVPNSSYTIKLVIADNRDSKVDSAVFLEAGSFLLGYDLGENRTVASGNPACINETIALDATVEGVTDYKWYKNDVEITDWSGVSQVAVTESGAYSVELVFSESCVATGTLEAEFIPAPVIDAEPDSLFFCDVDANGNEVVDLTVNGQYILGGQDINVYQVTYYLSLEEAEAFENAIENPETYELKKAKETVYARISSGNSCYEVTAFEVSLLGLDFQTELQEEYILCLGANAETLEPLPVLSTGLSPAIYKFTWYRESVSADNLIVGATDASYTASEEGTYVVSLQNIELGCEFPLYTQVVTSPQAEVFEVVFISDPFTDNNIVDITAEGQGSYLYSVDDSNFSSEHRFENLSPGEHVAYITDIHNCSVLSKEFMVVDYPKFFTPNGDGVNDVWSIVGFPQIEDPAVSIYNQYGALLHQLNGNFGWDGTFNGKNAPSSDYWFKVEYTKDGGRKEFKGHFSLKR; this is encoded by the coding sequence ATGAAAATAATAAGTGTTTTACTGGTGCTATTGTCCTCCTATGGGCTGTGGGGTCAAATTAGTGTTGATGATACCAGCTATTCGGTAGAGGAGTTGGTGAAAGATGTCCTGATCAATAGTAATTGTGCAGAAACAACTAATTATACTTCAAAAACCGGTTTAGAAGAAGGTCTGAACGGTATAGGCTATTTTAAGGCCAATGACTCTGGTTTCCCTTTTGAAGAAGGAATTGTTCTTAGTACAGGACGAGCCAAATTAGCCGAAGGTCCTAATAATGATATTCATGATGGAGGGAGTGAAAATTGGCCGGGAGATGCTGATTTGAGGTCTATAACGGGTTCAGATGCACTTTATAATGCTTCTTATATACAATTTGATTTTGTTCCCCATACCAATCACATCAGCTTTAATTTCTTATTCGCATCAGAAGAATATCAGGAAAATTTTCAATGTACATTTGGAGATGTTTTTGCCTTTATATTGACGGATGCGCAAGGTATTTCTACAAATTTGGCGGTAATTCCCAATAATAAGTTGCCTGTTAGCGTAACTACTATCAGGCCTGGAGTAGAAGGAGAGTGTGGTGCTAGAAACATTACTTATTTTGATAAGATAAACGGACTTGGTTCGGCCATATCTTTTCATGGGCAAACCACTAGTTTAACGGCAGAATCTCCTGTAGTGCCCAACAGTTCATATACTATTAAGTTGGTCATTGCGGATAATAGGGATTCAAAAGTAGATTCAGCTGTTTTTTTAGAAGCGGGTAGTTTTTTGTTAGGGTATGATTTAGGCGAAAATAGGACTGTTGCCAGCGGAAACCCAGCTTGCATTAACGAGACTATAGCTTTGGATGCAACCGTAGAAGGTGTTACGGATTACAAGTGGTATAAAAATGATGTTGAAATTACAGATTGGTCAGGGGTTTCCCAGGTAGCTGTTACGGAAAGTGGTGCTTATAGCGTAGAGCTTGTTTTTTCCGAATCGTGTGTGGCTACCGGAACATTGGAAGCTGAATTTATTCCCGCTCCGGTAATTGATGCTGAGCCGGATTCATTGTTTTTCTGTGATGTTGATGCCAATGGTAACGAGGTGGTAGATTTAACGGTTAACGGCCAATATATTCTAGGAGGGCAGGATATTAATGTGTATCAAGTTACTTATTATTTGTCTCTAGAAGAAGCTGAAGCCTTTGAGAATGCCATTGAAAATCCGGAAACCTATGAGCTGAAAAAGGCAAAAGAAACTGTCTATGCAAGGATATCCTCTGGAAACAGTTGTTATGAAGTTACTGCGTTTGAGGTGAGTTTGTTAGGACTTGATTTTCAAACGGAGTTGCAAGAGGAGTACATTCTTTGTTTAGGAGCTAATGCGGAAACTTTGGAACCATTACCGGTTTTAAGTACAGGTCTTTCGCCGGCCATTTATAAATTTACTTGGTATAGGGAAAGTGTTTCAGCAGACAATTTAATAGTAGGCGCAACGGATGCTTCATATACAGCAAGTGAAGAAGGAACTTATGTGGTAAGTCTTCAGAATATTGAATTGGGGTGTGAATTTCCTTTATATACACAGGTAGTTACTTCGCCGCAAGCAGAGGTTTTTGAAGTGGTGTTTATTTCTGATCCTTTTACGGATAATAATATAGTAGATATTACTGCTGAAGGGCAAGGGAGCTACCTTTATAGTGTTGATGATTCTAATTTTTCTTCGGAACATAGGTTCGAAAATTTAAGTCCGGGAGAGCACGTGGCATATATTACGGATATTCATAATTGTAGTGTTCTTTCCAAGGAATTTATGGTAGTGGATTATCCCAAGTTTTTTACGCCTAATGGAGATGGAGTAAATGATGTGTGGTCTATCGTTGGGTTTCCCCAGATTGAAGACCCAGCTGTTAGTATTTATAACCAATATGGAGCGCTGCTCCATCAATTAAACGGAAATTTTGGATGGGATGGTACTTTTAATGGAAAGAATGCCCCTTCCAGTGATTATTGGTTTAAAGTAGAGTATACCAAAGACGGGGGCAGAAAAGAGTTTAAGGGTCATTTCTCCTTAAAAAGATGA
- a CDS encoding Lrp/AsnC family transcriptional regulator, whose product MNIDDLNWKILKRLQANARETFADIGRQVGLTAPAVAERIKKMEDLGIIEGYITKVSHAKTGHHLKAIITLRAFMGKLKPFLETVKTYKEVVNCYRITGNENIVMEVVLRDQFHLERFIDKLIQYGETRTHIILSNVVSSAPIGKDTF is encoded by the coding sequence ATGAATATAGATGATTTAAACTGGAAAATACTCAAACGTCTTCAGGCAAATGCACGTGAAACCTTTGCGGATATAGGAAGACAAGTAGGGCTTACAGCGCCTGCTGTGGCGGAGCGAATAAAGAAGATGGAGGACCTAGGAATTATAGAAGGCTATATTACTAAAGTTTCTCACGCCAAGACAGGTCATCACTTAAAAGCAATTATAACTTTACGGGCTTTTATGGGGAAATTAAAGCCATTTTTAGAGACTGTAAAAACATATAAGGAGGTGGTAAACTGTTATCGTATTACTGGAAATGAGAATATTGTTATGGAAGTAGTTTTAAGGGATCAGTTCCATTTAGAGCGGTTTATAGATAAACTTATTCAGTACGGGGAGACACGCACGCATATTATACTTTCTAATGTGGTGTCTAGCGCTCCCATAGGTAAGGATACCTTTTAA
- the purU gene encoding formyltetrahydrofolate deformylase, whose translation MKTTILIHCPDQAGIISVTTNFIHQHKGNIVYLDQHVDKETNVFFMRLDSDFENPTFSTDSFKQEFQHQLADRYNMQWSMHEAGIKPKMALFVSKYNHCLYDILSRFNSNELDVEIPFIISNHPDLKFISDQFNIPYYHIPVTKDTKAEAEEKQLGLLKEYGVDFIVLARYMQIVSPKIISNFPNRIINIHHSFLPAFAGAKPYHAAYKRGVKIIGATSHYVTEELDAGPIIEQDVTTVTHAHSIKDFIAKGRDLEKIVLSRAIKLHILRKTMVYNNKTVIFS comes from the coding sequence TTGAAAACAACAATTCTTATTCATTGCCCCGATCAAGCGGGAATCATAAGTGTTACCACTAACTTTATACACCAACATAAAGGGAATATCGTTTACCTAGACCAACATGTTGATAAAGAAACCAACGTGTTTTTTATGCGATTGGACAGTGATTTTGAAAATCCCACTTTTTCTACCGATAGCTTTAAACAAGAGTTTCAGCATCAATTAGCTGATAGATATAATATGCAGTGGAGCATGCACGAAGCGGGTATAAAACCCAAAATGGCTTTATTTGTATCTAAATACAATCATTGTCTTTACGATATTTTAAGCAGGTTTAACTCAAATGAACTTGATGTTGAAATTCCGTTCATTATCAGTAACCACCCCGATCTTAAATTTATTTCCGATCAGTTTAACATTCCGTATTACCACATTCCGGTAACCAAGGATACCAAAGCTGAAGCCGAGGAAAAACAATTAGGACTCCTAAAAGAATACGGTGTTGACTTTATTGTTTTAGCCAGATATATGCAGATTGTTAGCCCTAAAATTATAAGTAACTTTCCTAATCGCATAATCAACATTCACCACTCATTCTTACCGGCATTTGCTGGTGCCAAACCGTACCACGCAGCTTATAAACGCGGCGTTAAGATTATAGGTGCCACCAGTCATTATGTTACCGAAGAATTAGATGCAGGCCCTATTATAGAGCAAGATGTTACCACTGTAACCCATGCACACAGCATCAAAGACTTTATTGCGAAAGGTCGGGATTTAGAAAAAATAGTATTGTCAAGAGCTATAAAACTACACATCCTTAGAAAGACCATGGTTTACAACAATAAGACCGTGATTTTTTCGTAA